One segment of Dolichospermum sp. DET69 DNA contains the following:
- a CDS encoding HAD family phosphatase: MSLKAVLFDFNGVIIKDGSIHIQLIDEILIQENLQPQRVKEREDYLGISHRAYLQNLLKSRGRVVTEAYMTQLLTRKAQAYVLELEKLEKLPLYSGIDDVIFQIRSRDLKLGLVSDALSLEIEMVLTSAKLAEYFPVIVSGDDISSNKPNPEGYLLAVDRINQAYPELNLQPHECLVIEDTPVGIQAAKRAQMQVVGVANTYPFHMLQRQANWTIDYLIDLDLQRVQEVFLEKNVQSIVL, encoded by the coding sequence ATGAGTTTAAAGGCAGTTTTATTTGATTTTAATGGTGTCATTATTAAAGATGGATCAATCCATATTCAATTGATAGATGAGATTCTTATACAGGAAAATCTTCAACCTCAACGGGTAAAAGAACGTGAAGACTATTTAGGGATAAGTCATCGCGCTTATCTGCAAAACCTGCTAAAAAGTCGTGGTAGGGTGGTGACAGAAGCGTATATGACTCAGTTACTCACCCGCAAAGCTCAAGCTTATGTGCTGGAATTGGAGAAGCTGGAAAAATTGCCTTTGTATTCGGGAATTGATGATGTGATTTTTCAAATTCGTTCCCGTGATCTCAAATTGGGGTTAGTTAGTGATGCTTTATCCCTAGAGATAGAAATGGTGTTGACATCTGCTAAATTAGCGGAATATTTTCCTGTGATTGTGTCGGGGGATGATATCAGCAGTAACAAACCCAATCCAGAGGGTTATTTACTGGCAGTTGACCGGATAAATCAGGCATATCCAGAATTAAACCTGCAACCTCATGAGTGTTTAGTGATTGAAGATACTCCAGTCGGTATTCAAGCAGCTAAACGCGCTCAAATGCAAGTGGTAGGTGTAGCGAATACTTATCCTTTCCATATGTTACAACGTCAAGCTAATTGGACAATTGATTATTTGATTGATTTGGATTTACAACGAGTACAGGAAGTTTTTT
- a CDS encoding RtcB family protein, protein MPYEQLGITTPHPVLSWANHSLGSDETKMAKNVASLPFVFKHVALMPDVHLGKGALVGSVIATKDAIIPAAVGVDLGCFVGETLIPLVDGKSYQIRELADKNAEFIVYACTPTGKIVAAKANAKLTRKNASLVKVILDNNEEIICTPDHQFMLRDGSYQEAQLLQTGTSLMPFYSQVDKDGYTLISQPYSGRWQKAHWMIARSGLLGKIPKFEGQTTVIHHCNFHESDNHPENLEFMGANDHSAYHRSLVESNQHWQSPEFEAKRKAAIARKAQTPEGHQYYAEQGTKNILQYMQQQPEHFKNAVADNGIRGKQYLVTYNKSEKGRAKSQEIANRYYTCEICGAEVKTPIGLHNHRRKEHKCNHKVVAVIPLNYTENVYCLTVPEYHNFALKAGVFVHNCGMSAIKTQFTGEQLEGKLKKIRLDIEAAIPTGFNENKDVEKAVTNWQRWRDFSNLHRGVQDLEGKAMKQLGSLGSGNHFIEICLDTENQVWLMLHSGSRNIGNKLAQCHINTAKELAKMANNKLPDPDLAHFVVGTPEFKAYWEDLQWAQNYALFNRDVMMSRFKKIVEKHINGGKVTKPLLEVNCHHNYAEKEVHFGENVYVTRKGAVRAQTEDYGIIPGSMGTKSFIVKGKGNAHSFCSCSHGSGRLMSRSKAKNIYTLDDLIEQTQGVECRKDTGVLDEIPAAYKPIEQVMANQSDLVEIVATLKQVLCVKG, encoded by the coding sequence ATGCCCTACGAACAATTAGGAATTACCACACCCCACCCGGTTTTATCTTGGGCAAATCATTCATTAGGCTCAGATGAAACTAAAATGGCTAAAAATGTAGCCTCATTACCATTTGTATTTAAGCACGTGGCTTTAATGCCCGATGTTCACTTAGGAAAAGGGGCATTAGTTGGTTCAGTTATTGCTACTAAAGATGCCATTATTCCTGCGGCTGTGGGGGTGGACTTAGGTTGCTTTGTTGGAGAAACATTGATTCCTTTAGTTGATGGAAAATCTTATCAAATAAGAGAATTAGCTGATAAAAATGCAGAATTTATAGTTTATGCCTGTACACCAACAGGAAAAATTGTAGCTGCTAAAGCTAATGCAAAATTAACAAGAAAAAATGCGTCCCTTGTTAAAGTAATTTTAGATAACAATGAAGAGATTATCTGTACTCCAGATCATCAATTTATGCTTCGAGATGGCAGTTACCAAGAAGCACAATTACTGCAAACTGGTACTTCTTTAATGCCTTTTTATTCCCAAGTTGATAAAGATGGTTATACACTCATATCTCAACCATATTCTGGAAGATGGCAAAAGGCACATTGGATGATTGCTCGTTCTGGTTTATTAGGTAAAATTCCCAAATTTGAGGGACAAACAACAGTTATTCATCATTGCAATTTTCATGAATCAGATAATCATCCAGAAAATCTGGAATTCATGGGAGCAAATGATCATTCTGCCTATCATCGTTCTTTAGTAGAAAGTAATCAACATTGGCAGTCTCCCGAATTTGAAGCAAAAAGAAAAGCTGCTATTGCGCGAAAAGCACAAACTCCAGAAGGACATCAATATTATGCTGAACAAGGTACTAAAAATATTCTTCAGTATATGCAGCAGCAACCAGAACATTTTAAAAATGCAGTTGCAGATAATGGAATTCGGGGTAAGCAATATCTAGTCACATATAACAAAAGTGAAAAAGGAAGAGCAAAATCTCAAGAAATTGCCAATCGTTATTACACTTGTGAAATCTGTGGTGCAGAAGTTAAAACACCAATTGGACTACATAATCACCGTCGTAAAGAACATAAATGTAATCACAAAGTTGTCGCAGTAATTCCCCTAAATTACACGGAAAATGTGTATTGTTTGACAGTACCGGAGTATCATAACTTTGCTCTCAAAGCTGGGGTATTTGTTCACAACTGCGGTATGAGTGCTATTAAAACACAATTTACAGGTGAACAATTAGAAGGCAAACTAAAGAAAATTCGCCTCGATATTGAAGCCGCAATTCCCACAGGATTTAATGAAAACAAAGATGTAGAAAAAGCTGTAACTAACTGGCAACGGTGGCGCGATTTTTCTAATTTGCATCGTGGTGTGCAAGATTTAGAAGGTAAAGCGATGAAACAACTGGGTTCTCTCGGTTCGGGGAATCATTTTATTGAGATTTGTCTCGACACAGAAAATCAAGTTTGGTTAATGCTCCATTCTGGTTCTCGAAATATTGGTAATAAACTCGCCCAATGCCATATTAATACTGCTAAAGAATTAGCGAAAATGGCAAATAACAAATTACCAGATCCCGATTTAGCTCACTTTGTCGTGGGGACACCAGAATTTAAAGCCTATTGGGAAGACTTACAATGGGCGCAAAATTACGCACTTTTTAACCGTGATGTCATGATGTCACGATTTAAAAAGATTGTCGAAAAACATATTAATGGAGGGAAAGTTACCAAACCTTTATTAGAGGTAAATTGTCATCACAATTACGCCGAAAAAGAAGTACATTTTGGTGAAAATGTGTATGTCACTCGGAAAGGTGCAGTTCGCGCTCAAACCGAAGATTATGGGATTATTCCTGGTTCAATGGGAACAAAATCTTTCATTGTTAAAGGTAAAGGAAATGCCCATAGTTTTTGCAGTTGCAGTCATGGGTCCGGGCGCTTAATGTCAAGAAGTAAAGCCAAAAATATCTATACTCTTGATGATTTAATCGAGCAAACTCAGGGGGTAGAATGTCGTAAGGATACGGGAGTTTTAGATGAAATTCCGGCTGCTTATAAACCCATTGAACAGGTAATGGCAAACCAATCTGATTTGGTGGAAATTGTAGCAACTTTGAAGCAAGTTCTTTGTGTTAAAGGGTAA
- a CDS encoding S-layer homology domain-containing protein, which produces MNPINLSWSKLVVTAVSVVALSPIFSALAVSRLSSPVASKFSSSPQTQLLLAQSDGEAITIPVTSNLVPEKKSAFTLAIWQPGGTIKEVIARISIKSKYGNKYRQERFLGDYKYKIKQKAKFVKGFKLGDRIVIRLYDTKNRFIGYSEFVCLPENTAVNLILSANPSEYQVVRTFYGFDVNNDSIVDNTNAYDYFTEINNQKVTFLNSSEKINIVQYQAAGFSKVTTTGTYPTSFSEGDFAVVGKSINAFDPKLAKALTVAPGSLVKLTPIAENSSFELSQLLSEYRQIGVAKGIQVSFSDISKKYWAREYISELAAMEVIDGFPDGNFRPNAPVTRAELAALLQKIFIKTKVREAINFKDVSSKYWAYDAIRETYEMGFFTVLNTKNFNPTQKLNRLDVLITLAKGLNYKFTGSTKNILSVYSDASSIRSEHHNFIAALTENNVITNYPNKKLLNPKKVATRADVCALLYRAMVSAGEVADLPGK; this is translated from the coding sequence ATGAATCCCATTAATTTAAGTTGGAGTAAGCTGGTTGTTACAGCCGTTTCTGTTGTCGCATTATCGCCAATATTTTCTGCATTAGCAGTATCAAGACTTTCTTCCCCAGTTGCATCAAAATTTAGTAGTTCCCCACAAACGCAACTTTTACTAGCTCAATCTGATGGTGAAGCAATCACAATTCCAGTTACCAGTAATCTTGTACCGGAGAAGAAATCAGCATTCACTCTGGCTATATGGCAACCGGGAGGGACTATAAAAGAAGTGATTGCCCGTATTTCTATTAAGAGTAAATATGGCAATAAATACCGTCAAGAAAGATTTTTAGGTGATTATAAATATAAGATTAAACAAAAGGCTAAGTTTGTTAAGGGATTTAAATTAGGCGATCGCATTGTGATCCGTTTATATGATACTAAAAATCGCTTTATTGGTTATAGTGAATTTGTCTGTTTACCGGAAAATACTGCCGTTAATTTGATTTTATCTGCCAATCCTAGCGAATATCAAGTAGTTCGCACCTTTTATGGTTTTGATGTTAACAATGATAGCATTGTTGATAATACTAATGCTTACGACTATTTTACGGAAATTAATAACCAAAAAGTTACTTTTCTCAATAGTTCTGAAAAGATCAATATTGTTCAATATCAAGCCGCAGGATTTTCTAAAGTTACGACAACTGGAACTTATCCGACTTCTTTTAGTGAAGGTGATTTTGCTGTAGTTGGTAAATCTATTAATGCTTTTGATCCTAAATTAGCCAAAGCCTTAACAGTTGCTCCTGGTAGTTTGGTTAAGTTAACACCAATTGCTGAAAACTCTAGTTTTGAACTTAGCCAGTTATTAAGTGAATATCGGCAAATAGGCGTAGCTAAAGGTATTCAGGTATCATTTTCTGATATTTCTAAAAAATATTGGGCTAGAGAATATATTTCTGAATTAGCCGCAATGGAAGTAATTGACGGATTTCCTGATGGTAATTTTCGTCCGAATGCACCTGTAACTCGTGCAGAATTAGCCGCTCTTTTGCAAAAAATCTTTATTAAAACTAAGGTTCGAGAAGCAATTAATTTTAAAGATGTTTCTAGTAAATATTGGGCTTATGATGCTATTCGAGAAACTTATGAAATGGGCTTTTTTACTGTTCTCAATACTAAAAACTTTAATCCTACACAAAAGCTGAATCGCCTAGATGTTTTAATAACTTTAGCTAAAGGATTGAATTATAAATTTACAGGTTCAACAAAAAATATCCTTTCAGTTTATAGTGATGCTTCTAGTATTAGAAGTGAACATCATAATTTTATTGCTGCATTAACAGAAAATAATGTAATTACTAATTATCCCAATAAAAAATTGCTAAATCCTAAAAAAGTTGCCACTAGAGCCGATGTTTGTGCTTTATTATATCGGGCAATGGTGAGCGCCGGAGAAGTGGCAGATTTACCTGGAAAATAA
- a CDS encoding transcriptional regulator — MIKTSDKAPSYIKLLQTFPPRPIKSDEELLATQNVIDSLIDNTPLTPDEQDYLDLLGTLVYEYEQTKESVPDIYGIELLKALMEEYGFHQKDLISVFKTESMVSDILTEKSQLTVSHIQELAEFFHLSPAVFLPLPTQNL, encoded by the coding sequence ATGATTAAGACCTCAGATAAAGCGCCAAGCTACATTAAATTATTACAAACGTTCCCTCCTAGACCTATCAAATCTGATGAGGAACTACTTGCTACTCAAAATGTAATTGATTCTCTCATAGACAATACTCCATTAACACCAGATGAGCAAGACTATCTTGATTTACTAGGTACTTTAGTTTACGAATACGAGCAAACAAAAGAATCTGTTCCTGATATTTATGGAATAGAATTACTCAAAGCTCTTATGGAAGAATATGGCTTTCATCAAAAAGATTTGATTTCTGTATTTAAGACAGAATCTATGGTGTCAGATATCTTAACAGAAAAAAGCCAACTCACTGTCAGTCACATCCAAGAGTTAGCAGAGTTTTTTCATCTTTCACCTGCTGTGTTTCTACCGCTACCTACACAAAATTTATAA
- a CDS encoding type II toxin-antitoxin system HigB family toxin has product MKIISETRFKEFSSKYPDAKANLSTWHKRAKLAKWQDFNEVCQNFKQGSVDKVDDFIIFDICGTDYRLITYIDFIGKKVYLKYFLTHADYSKDRWKDD; this is encoded by the coding sequence ATGAAAATAATATCCGAAACAAGATTCAAGGAATTCTCCAGCAAATATCCTGATGCTAAAGCTAATCTTTCAACTTGGCATAAACGAGCGAAATTAGCTAAATGGCAAGATTTTAACGAAGTCTGCCAAAATTTCAAACAAGGTAGCGTTGATAAAGTAGATGATTTTATTATTTTTGATATTTGTGGTACAGACTATCGCCTAATTACTTATATTGATTTCATTGGCAAGAAAGTATACTTAAAATATTTCCTGACTCACGCGGACTATAGTAAAGATAGATGGAAAGATGATTAA
- a CDS encoding type II toxin-antitoxin system prevent-host-death family antitoxin, with product MQYSIEQIPVNFNKMIQEVEQGEQIEITQAGKQIAVIISTAEYERLLNKIPSFGESIERFRQEYNVESAEINPDEIFAGVRDK from the coding sequence ATGCAATATTCAATTGAACAAATTCCCGTCAACTTCAACAAAATGATTCAGGAAGTTGAACAAGGTGAACAAATCGAAATTACCCAAGCAGGTAAACAAATTGCTGTGATTATTTCTACTGCTGAATATGAAAGATTATTAAATAAAATACCAAGTTTTGGGGAATCTATAGAACGATTTCGTCAGGAATATAATGTGGAGTCAGCAGAAATTAACCCCGATGAAATTTTTGCGGGGGTGCGGGATAAATAA
- the hemB gene encoding porphobilinogen synthase: protein MFPIHRPRRLRSHTQLRRMVRETVLTTSDLIYPLFAVPGLGIAKEVKSMPGVYQLSVDKIVEEAKEVYDLGIPAIILFGIPADKDIDATGAWHDCGIVQKAATAVKNAVPDLIVMADTCLCEYTSHGHCGYLQTGDLTGRVLNDPTLELLKKTAVSQAQAGADIIAPSGMMDGFVQAIRAGLDAAGFEDIPIMSYAAKYASAYYGPFRDAADSTPQFGDRRTYQMDPGNAREALKEIELDIAEGADMLMVKPALAYMDIIWRVKEATNLPVAAYNVSGEYAMVKAAALNGWIDEQRVVMETLTGFKRAGADLILTYHAKDAARWL from the coding sequence ATGTTTCCTATACATCGTCCTCGTCGTCTGCGTAGCCATACCCAATTACGCCGTATGGTACGTGAAACCGTTTTAACTACTAGCGATTTGATTTATCCATTGTTTGCTGTGCCAGGATTAGGTATTGCCAAGGAAGTCAAATCTATGCCCGGTGTTTATCAACTTTCAGTAGATAAGATTGTTGAAGAGGCTAAAGAGGTCTATGACTTAGGAATTCCGGCAATTATCCTCTTTGGAATTCCCGCAGATAAAGACATAGATGCTACAGGCGCTTGGCATGATTGTGGGATTGTGCAAAAAGCAGCAACCGCAGTTAAAAATGCAGTTCCTGATTTAATTGTTATGGCTGATACTTGTTTGTGTGAATATACAAGTCATGGTCATTGTGGTTATTTACAAACTGGTGATTTAACCGGAAGAGTTTTAAATGATCCAACTTTGGAATTATTAAAGAAAACCGCTGTTTCCCAAGCTCAAGCTGGTGCAGATATTATCGCACCTTCGGGGATGATGGATGGTTTTGTCCAAGCTATTCGCGCAGGTTTGGATGCAGCGGGATTTGAAGATATCCCCATTATGTCCTATGCTGCCAAATATGCTTCGGCTTATTATGGTCCGTTTAGAGATGCTGCTGACTCAACACCGCAATTTGGGGATAGACGCACTTACCAAATGGACCCTGGTAACGCCCGCGAAGCCCTGAAAGAAATTGAATTGGATATTGCTGAAGGTGCTGATATGCTCATGGTAAAACCAGCTTTAGCATATATGGATATTATCTGGCGCGTTAAAGAAGCCACTAATTTACCTGTTGCAGCTTACAATGTGTCCGGTGAGTATGCAATGGTTAAAGCTGCGGCTTTGAATGGTTGGATTGATGAACAGCGCGTTGTGATGGAAACTTTAACTGGCTTTAAACGGGCTGGTGCTGATTTAATTTTGACTTACCACGCTAAGGATGCGGCTCGGTGGTTGTAA
- a CDS encoding DUF4870 domain-containing protein — MYDSDKRKLLSALCHGAIFFSTTIVSIGLPIAILFVSDDPVVKDNAKESINFHFNVWLYGAILGALFFLTGWLVLPLIILLPLAGLGYIIHWGLTIWALIGVFSEPNQPCRYPFIFRVF; from the coding sequence ATGTACGACAGCGATAAACGTAAATTATTATCAGCATTGTGTCATGGAGCAATTTTTTTCAGTACCACAATTGTCTCCATTGGTTTACCCATAGCCATACTATTTGTATCAGATGATCCTGTCGTTAAAGACAATGCCAAAGAATCCATCAATTTCCATTTTAATGTTTGGTTATATGGAGCAATTCTGGGAGCGTTGTTTTTTCTGACTGGTTGGTTAGTTTTACCCCTAATCATCTTGTTACCACTGGCCGGTTTAGGATATATCATCCACTGGGGATTAACTATTTGGGCGCTTATAGGCGTTTTTAGCGAGCCTAATCAACCTTGCCGTTATCCGTTTATTTTCCGAGTTTTTTAG
- a CDS encoding transcriptional repressor has translation MQQKANDIVRTLKDRGLRVTPQRFGVYANLLAREDHPTVDQILRDLNQEAPTSSQATVYAALQALREVGLVREVLLQEGISRYDANVAPHHHFRCNCCGAIEDINWNVFPDIDVSQLREGLKVERYEVTVEGTCDACG, from the coding sequence ATGCAGCAAAAAGCTAATGATATTGTCAGAACCCTGAAAGATAGAGGGTTGCGAGTCACTCCCCAGAGATTTGGAGTTTATGCAAATCTATTAGCAAGGGAAGATCACCCTACAGTTGATCAAATTTTACGAGACTTGAATCAGGAAGCACCTACTTCCTCTCAAGCCACAGTGTATGCGGCACTTCAGGCACTGCGGGAAGTGGGTTTGGTGCGAGAAGTGCTATTACAAGAGGGGATATCCCGTTATGATGCCAATGTTGCCCCCCATCATCATTTTCGCTGTAACTGCTGTGGTGCAATTGAAGATATCAACTGGAATGTTTTCCCCGATATTGATGTCAGTCAACTGCGGGAGGGGTTAAAAGTAGAACGGTATGAGGTGACAGTTGAGGGGACTTGTGATGCTTGTGGCTAA
- a CDS encoding peroxiredoxin produces MTAITHVPNVVFKTRVRDESIGGPNPYTWKDLTTQEIFAGKKVVLFALPGAFTPTCSSTHLPRYEELFAEFKAQGVDQIICLSVNDAFVMFQWGKQQGAKNVFLLPDGSGEFSRKMGMLVDKSNIGFGMRSWRYAMVVNNCEIEKMFIESGFADNYGDDPFEVSDADTVLAYLKGVARSTEVAPRLAFVG; encoded by the coding sequence ATGACTGCTATTACTCACGTTCCAAATGTAGTATTCAAGACTCGTGTTCGGGATGAATCTATAGGTGGACCCAATCCTTACACTTGGAAAGATTTAACCACACAAGAAATTTTTGCTGGTAAGAAAGTAGTATTATTTGCTCTTCCTGGTGCATTCACTCCTACCTGTTCTTCTACCCATTTACCTCGCTACGAAGAATTATTTGCAGAATTCAAAGCACAAGGTGTAGATCAAATCATTTGTTTGTCTGTTAATGACGCATTTGTGATGTTCCAATGGGGCAAACAACAAGGTGCTAAAAATGTTTTCTTGTTACCAGATGGTAGTGGAGAATTTAGCCGCAAAATGGGAATGTTAGTTGATAAATCTAACATCGGTTTTGGTATGCGTTCTTGGCGTTATGCAATGGTTGTCAATAACTGCGAAATTGAAAAGATGTTCATTGAATCTGGTTTTGCAGATAACTATGGTGATGATCCTTTTGAAGTTTCTGATGCTGATACCGTTTTAGCTTACCTCAAAGGTGTAGCTCGTTCTACAGAAGTTGCACCTCGGTTAGCATTTGTTGGTTAA
- a CDS encoding phosphotransferase — protein MAFLISSTNVFNYLVENKICQSQEQSLSKIELKSAKNFNLLISLPDGRQLLVKQERHDQNGKTLGEFTDEWRMHDFCQKFPEMNHLQGSLSEAIHFDLENSIIVFNYLNQYQDLAEFYAKEQEFPPEISQLVGTTLATIHRITIDNKNYQKFFENSLKSPNLTKGLDRITPEIFGKVTADGLRFFSLYQRYDNLGKAIAELNHNFTPCCLTHNDLKLNNILLSLHWETELEEKLPGSKNIIRLIDWERGSWGDPANDLGTIIASYLQIWLYSIVSSKTIPIEECLRLAAIPLSMIQPSLSTLVNAYLTTFPEILELRPDFWQLVMQFSGLALIRAIQARLQYEKTFDNTGICILQVAKSLLCRPQASIPTILGMEFSTIISKNLSLV, from the coding sequence ATGGCATTCCTAATAAGTTCTACCAATGTTTTCAATTACCTGGTTGAAAACAAAATTTGTCAATCACAAGAGCAGTCATTAAGTAAAATCGAATTAAAATCTGCTAAAAACTTTAACTTGTTAATTAGTCTACCAGATGGTCGTCAACTCTTAGTAAAACAAGAGCGTCATGATCAAAATGGCAAAACTTTAGGTGAATTTACAGATGAATGGAGAATGCATGATTTTTGTCAAAAATTCCCAGAAATGAATCATTTACAAGGATCTTTATCAGAAGCAATTCATTTTGATTTAGAAAATTCCATCATTGTTTTTAACTATCTCAATCAATATCAAGATCTAGCAGAATTTTACGCTAAAGAACAGGAATTTCCTCCAGAAATTTCTCAGTTGGTTGGTACAACTCTTGCAACTATTCATCGCATCACAATAGATAATAAAAACTATCAAAAGTTTTTTGAAAATTCTCTCAAATCTCCAAATCTTACCAAAGGATTAGATAGAATTACACCAGAAATATTTGGCAAAGTTACGGCTGATGGTTTGAGGTTTTTTTCTCTTTATCAACGTTACGATAATTTAGGAAAAGCCATTGCCGAATTAAATCATAATTTTACTCCTTGTTGTCTTACCCATAATGATCTCAAACTCAATAATATTCTTTTATCTTTGCATTGGGAAACAGAACTTGAGGAGAAATTACCTGGAAGTAAAAATATCATCCGACTAATTGACTGGGAAAGAGGTAGTTGGGGAGATCCTGCTAATGATTTAGGCACAATAATTGCTAGTTATCTCCAAATTTGGTTGTATAGCATAGTATCTAGTAAAACTATACCAATTGAAGAATGTTTGCGGTTAGCTGCTATTCCTTTATCAATGATTCAACCTTCTTTATCAACATTAGTTAATGCTTATTTAACTACTTTTCCAGAAATTTTAGAACTGCGTCCAGATTTCTGGCAGTTAGTGATGCAATTTAGCGGTTTAGCTTTAATTAGAGCTATTCAAGCGAGACTGCAATATGAAAAGACTTTTGATAATACAGGTATCTGTATCCTTCAAGTTGCTAAGAGTTTATTATGTCGTCCACAGGCATCTATTCCTACAATTTTAGGGATGGAATTTTCCACAATTATTTCTAAAAATTTGTCTCTTGTTTAA
- a CDS encoding peptidylprolyl isomerase, producing the protein MSNIIKVSNEDIIYHLKISCQIPGLLEAIASRKIITETADKEGIAIEIAELQQSADSLRLVNNLVKAEDTWEWLRKHYLSLDNFEEIANLNLLSAKLAHHLFGEKIEPFFYAHQIDYSAAVTYEVILDDEDLALELFYALKEGEISFQEIARQYIQNPEIKRAGGYQGIRKRSDFRPEIASAVFAANPPEIIKPVITPKGVHIIVVEEIIAPELNEQMRIAILGDLFNNWLKEQINQLEIVATLADNTNFSYAPAEILSEAS; encoded by the coding sequence ATGTCAAATATTATAAAAGTATCCAATGAAGATATTATTTATCACCTGAAAATATCTTGTCAAATTCCTGGTTTATTAGAGGCAATTGCCAGCAGAAAAATTATTACAGAAACTGCTGATAAAGAAGGTATTGCCATCGAAATTGCAGAATTACAACAATCCGCAGATAGTTTACGATTAGTTAACAACCTGGTTAAAGCAGAAGACACCTGGGAATGGTTACGAAAACATTATCTTTCCTTAGATAACTTTGAAGAAATCGCCAATCTCAATCTTCTATCTGCAAAATTAGCTCATCATTTATTTGGTGAGAAAATTGAACCATTCTTTTATGCTCACCAAATTGATTACAGCGCAGCAGTTACCTATGAGGTAATATTAGATGATGAAGATTTAGCTTTAGAACTATTTTATGCTCTCAAGGAAGGGGAAATTAGTTTTCAAGAAATTGCTCGTCAATATATCCAAAATCCTGAAATAAAACGCGCTGGAGGATATCAAGGTATCCGCAAACGTAGTGATTTTAGACCAGAAATTGCTTCCGCAGTTTTTGCCGCTAATCCCCCAGAAATTATTAAACCAGTGATTACACCCAAAGGAGTCCATATCATTGTAGTTGAAGAAATTATTGCTCCAGAATTAAATGAACAAATGCGGATAGCAATTCTCGGAGATTTATTTAATAATTGGTTAAAAGAGCAAATTAATCAATTAGAAATTGTGGCGACATTAGCAGACAATACGAATTTTTCTTATGCTCCAGCAGAAATATTGAGTGAAGCTAGTTAA